One window of the Natronomonas marina genome contains the following:
- a CDS encoding alanyl-tRNA editing protein has product MTDLLYLPDADDVTSFTATVVEATDEYVVLDGTYFYPEGGGQPPDHGELSWPGGRAEIEGARKDHGDVRHEVAEIAGDPPEAGTTVEAEIDAERRATLSRMHTAQHVVSRVVLDEYGAETAGNQVGAERSRIDFEPADFDDADLERIERLSNEALDRDLEVEKENRPRERVEREVDEGRALLGLIPDSVDPLRVVEIEEFDMCPCGGTHVDSLGDVGRIEVVDRTSKGAEVERIAFELREN; this is encoded by the coding sequence ATGACCGACCTGCTGTACCTCCCCGACGCCGACGACGTGACCTCGTTCACGGCGACGGTGGTCGAGGCGACCGACGAGTACGTCGTCCTCGACGGCACCTACTTCTACCCCGAGGGCGGGGGCCAGCCACCGGACCACGGCGAACTGTCGTGGCCGGGCGGCCGCGCCGAAATCGAGGGTGCCCGGAAGGACCACGGCGACGTCCGCCACGAAGTCGCCGAGATAGCGGGCGACCCGCCCGAGGCGGGCACGACCGTCGAGGCTGAGATCGACGCAGAGCGCCGCGCGACCCTCTCGCGGATGCACACCGCACAGCACGTCGTCAGCAGGGTCGTCCTCGACGAGTACGGCGCCGAGACGGCGGGCAACCAGGTCGGCGCCGAACGCTCCCGAATCGACTTCGAGCCCGCCGACTTCGACGACGCCGATCTCGAACGAATCGAGCGCCTGTCCAACGAGGCCCTCGACAGGGACCTCGAAGTCGAGAAGGAGAACCGCCCCCGCGAGCGGGTCGAACGCGAGGTCGACGAGGGGCGGGCGCTGCTGGGGCTGATTCCGGACTCGGTGGACCCGCTCCGGGTGGTCGAAATCGAGGAGTTCGACATGTGTCCCTGTGGCGGGACCCACGTCGATTCACTCGGCGACGTCGGCCGAATCGAAGTGGTCGACCGGACCTCGAAGGGCGCCGAGGTCGAGCGGATCGCCTTCGAGTTGCGCGAGAACTAA
- a CDS encoding DUF1059 domain-containing protein, with the protein MSKELHCVVDGCEATIEAETEAEILEQAEAHAADAHPELELDEETVETLKGHIQET; encoded by the coding sequence ATGTCGAAGGAACTCCACTGCGTCGTCGACGGCTGTGAGGCGACCATCGAGGCCGAGACGGAAGCCGAGATACTCGAACAGGCGGAGGCTCACGCCGCCGACGCCCACCCGGAACTCGAACTCGACGAGGAGACCGTCGAGACGCTGAAGGGCCACATCCAGGAGACGTAG
- the mutS gene encoding DNA mismatch repair protein MutS: MASGIVGEFFALKEEAEADVLAMQLGDFYEFFGEDARLVGEELDLKLSEKGSGGETYDMAGVPVDDLEPYLTALVERGYRVAVADQRDDDGDVTREIARVVTPGTLLSPDGDDARYLAAVVAADDGYGLAFCEVTTGRFRTASVSGPDATGRALTELYRFAPVEVLPGPTARSDDDLLATLDERLDTRITHHETDAFAPGRARHALREQFGEAVDAVGLDDGAAVAAAGAVVDYVAETGVGALASVTRLGTYAPDDHVAVDATTQRNLELTETMTGSGQSLLATLDHTETSAGGRLLREWLTRPLRRRGELRRRQSAVGALTEDAIVRERLRELLADAYDLERVASRAVSGNAGADALLRARETLALVPELREAVAGSSRLSESPVADLLEELDGDAVDELREELSALADDPPKTLHEGGLIERGYDEDLDELVARHEAAEEWFDGLADREKRRHDLTHVTVDRNKTDGYYVQVGKSETDDVPESYEGIKTLKNAERYVFDELRERERELLRMEEERADREYEAFCRLRESVAESAELLQAVGRALAELDVFCSLAAHAARHGWCRPELTDERVLAVEAGRHPVVETDVEFVPNDLYLDRERRFLLVTGPNMSGKSTYMRQAALVTLLAQVGSFVPADAATVGLVDGVYTRVGALDELAEGRSTFMVEMQELSNILHSATEESLVVLDEVGRGTATYDGISIAWAATEYLHNEVGAFTLFATHYHELTTLAEELPRVENVHVAATEREGDVTFLRTVEEGPTDRSYGVHVAELAGVPGPVVDRARDVLDRLRSERAIEAKGGGDGPVQTVFDLGSGEFRGGDTDGSGDGPDREATASDGGDGTALDPETEAVLSELREADLDTTPPVEVLSTVREWQRRLDDE; encoded by the coding sequence ATGGCATCGGGTATCGTCGGGGAGTTCTTCGCGCTGAAGGAGGAGGCCGAGGCGGACGTCCTGGCGATGCAGTTGGGCGATTTCTACGAGTTCTTCGGCGAGGACGCCCGCCTCGTCGGCGAGGAACTGGACCTGAAGCTCTCCGAGAAGGGCTCCGGCGGGGAGACCTACGACATGGCCGGCGTCCCGGTCGACGACCTCGAACCGTACCTGACGGCGCTGGTCGAGCGGGGTTACCGGGTGGCCGTCGCCGACCAGCGCGATGACGACGGCGACGTGACCCGCGAAATCGCCCGCGTGGTCACCCCCGGGACGCTGCTGTCGCCGGACGGCGACGACGCCCGGTACCTCGCCGCCGTCGTCGCCGCCGACGACGGGTACGGCCTCGCCTTCTGCGAGGTGACGACGGGCCGGTTCCGGACCGCGTCGGTGTCGGGACCGGACGCGACGGGGCGCGCACTGACGGAACTGTACCGGTTTGCGCCCGTCGAGGTGCTGCCGGGACCGACCGCTCGCAGCGACGACGACCTGCTGGCGACGCTGGACGAACGGCTCGACACCCGCATCACCCACCACGAGACGGACGCCTTCGCGCCCGGCCGGGCGAGACACGCGCTCCGCGAGCAGTTCGGCGAGGCCGTCGACGCCGTCGGCCTCGACGACGGGGCGGCCGTCGCGGCAGCCGGTGCCGTCGTCGACTACGTCGCCGAGACGGGCGTCGGCGCGCTCGCGTCGGTGACCCGGCTGGGCACCTACGCTCCCGACGACCACGTCGCCGTCGACGCGACGACCCAGCGCAACCTCGAGTTGACCGAGACGATGACCGGCAGCGGGCAGTCGCTGCTGGCGACGCTGGACCACACCGAGACGAGCGCCGGCGGGCGCCTGCTCCGGGAGTGGCTCACGCGGCCGCTGCGACGGCGGGGCGAACTCCGGCGTCGGCAGTCGGCCGTCGGCGCGCTGACAGAGGACGCCATCGTCCGGGAGCGACTCCGGGAGTTGCTCGCCGACGCCTACGACCTCGAACGGGTCGCCTCCCGGGCAGTCTCTGGCAACGCCGGCGCCGACGCTCTCCTGCGGGCCCGAGAGACGCTGGCGCTGGTGCCCGAGTTGCGCGAGGCCGTCGCGGGGTCGTCCCGGCTGTCGGAGTCGCCGGTGGCGGACCTCCTTGAGGAGCTGGACGGCGACGCAGTCGACGAACTCCGCGAGGAACTGTCGGCGCTGGCCGACGACCCGCCGAAGACCCTCCACGAGGGCGGCCTCATCGAGCGGGGCTACGATGAGGACCTGGACGAACTCGTCGCCCGCCACGAGGCCGCCGAGGAGTGGTTCGACGGCCTCGCCGACCGCGAGAAGCGCCGCCACGACCTCACGCACGTCACCGTCGACCGGAACAAGACCGACGGCTACTACGTCCAGGTCGGCAAGTCCGAGACCGACGACGTGCCCGAGAGCTACGAGGGCATCAAGACGCTGAAGAACGCCGAGCGGTACGTCTTCGACGAACTGCGGGAGCGGGAGCGCGAACTGCTCCGCATGGAGGAGGAGCGCGCCGACCGCGAGTACGAGGCGTTCTGCCGACTCCGGGAGTCGGTTGCCGAGTCGGCCGAGTTGCTACAGGCGGTCGGGCGGGCGCTGGCGGAACTGGACGTCTTCTGCTCGCTGGCGGCCCACGCCGCCCGACACGGCTGGTGCCGGCCGGAGTTGACCGACGAGCGGGTGCTGGCGGTCGAGGCGGGCCGGCACCCGGTCGTCGAGACGGACGTCGAGTTCGTCCCGAACGACCTCTACCTGGACCGCGAGCGGCGCTTCCTGCTCGTCACGGGACCGAACATGTCCGGCAAGTCGACGTACATGCGGCAGGCCGCACTGGTTACGCTGCTCGCCCAGGTCGGCTCGTTCGTCCCCGCCGACGCCGCCACGGTGGGGCTGGTCGACGGCGTCTACACCCGCGTGGGCGCGCTGGACGAACTCGCCGAGGGCCGCTCGACGTTCATGGTCGAGATGCAGGAACTGTCGAACATCCTCCACTCGGCGACCGAGGAGTCGCTGGTGGTGCTCGACGAGGTGGGCCGCGGCACCGCCACCTACGACGGCATCTCCATCGCGTGGGCCGCCACGGAGTACCTCCACAACGAGGTCGGCGCCTTCACGCTGTTTGCGACTCACTACCACGAACTGACGACGCTGGCCGAGGAGCTACCGCGCGTCGAGAACGTCCATGTGGCCGCGACCGAGCGCGAGGGGGACGTGACCTTCCTCCGGACCGTTGAGGAGGGACCGACCGACCGCTCCTACGGGGTCCACGTCGCCGAATTGGCGGGCGTGCCGGGCCCCGTCGTCGACCGCGCCCGTGACGTCCTCGACCGCCTCCGGTCCGAGCGGGCAATCGAGGCGAAGGGCGGCGGCGACGGCCCGGTCCAGACGGTGTTCGACCTCGGGAGCGGCGAGTTCCGGGGCGGTGACACCGACGGGAGCGGCGACGGTCCCGACCGGGAGGCGACCGCCTCCGACGGCGGCGACGGGACGGCGCTCGACCCCGAGACCGAGGCGGTCCTCTCGGAGTTGCGCGAGGCCGACCTCGATACGACGCCGCCGGTCGAGGTGCTGTCGACGGTCCGGGAGTGGCAGCGCCGCCTCGACGACGAGTGA
- a CDS encoding helix-hairpin-helix domain-containing protein encodes MSDTSTPLDSLFETQRTLIDRTIETQEKLNRQGLDLTREAVRPLVGVAPGADEDAEDQLEDAFDQIEDTQAELFDDIQGAAERGVDTSEEVTGWSVDLFEGGFERLREAGEDVEAEIEETAEAVEEEVEDAAEDVEAEIDEAAETVEEELEEAAETVEEELEEAAETVEEELEEAAETVEEAADEAAETTEDTVESAGTTAEEFLDDLEADVDATVEEFEEFRSTLAAESEVVDDDAVEGLVESGIGTLSDLAEAEAEAVADAADATEAEAEELLDVAVEAEGEAIADLEGIGKTYSDRLADAGIRTQGDLAQSSADEVADAAGVSEDRAGEWVQRAQQQA; translated from the coding sequence ATGAGTGACACGTCGACACCGCTCGACTCGCTGTTCGAGACCCAGCGGACCCTCATCGACCGGACCATCGAGACACAGGAGAAGCTCAATCGACAGGGGCTGGACCTGACGCGGGAGGCGGTACGCCCGCTCGTCGGCGTCGCGCCCGGTGCCGACGAGGACGCCGAGGACCAGCTCGAGGACGCCTTCGACCAGATAGAGGACACGCAGGCGGAGCTGTTCGATGACATCCAGGGCGCCGCCGAGCGCGGCGTCGACACCTCCGAGGAGGTCACCGGCTGGTCGGTCGACCTCTTCGAGGGGGGCTTCGAGCGCCTCCGGGAGGCCGGCGAGGACGTCGAAGCCGAGATAGAGGAGACGGCCGAAGCCGTCGAGGAAGAGGTCGAAGACGCGGCCGAGGACGTCGAGGCGGAGATAGACGAGGCCGCCGAAACCGTCGAGGAGGAACTCGAAGAGGCCGCCGAAACCGTCGAGGAGGAACTCGAAGAGGCCGCCGAAACCGTCGAGGAGGAACTCGAAGAGGCCGCCGAAACCGTCGAGGAAGCCGCCGACGAGGCCGCCGAGACGACGGAGGATACCGTCGAGTCCGCCGGGACGACCGCCGAGGAGTTCCTCGATGACCTGGAGGCCGACGTCGACGCCACCGTCGAGGAGTTCGAGGAGTTCCGCTCGACGCTGGCGGCGGAGTCCGAGGTCGTCGACGACGACGCCGTCGAGGGGCTGGTCGAGTCCGGAATCGGGACGCTCTCGGACCTCGCCGAGGCGGAGGCCGAGGCGGTCGCCGACGCCGCCGACGCGACGGAGGCCGAGGCAGAGGAACTGCTCGACGTCGCCGTCGAGGCGGAAGGCGAGGCCATCGCCGACCTGGAGGGCATCGGCAAGACCTACTCCGACCGTCTCGCCGACGCGGGCATCCGGACCCAGGGCGACCTCGCCCAGTCCAGCGCCGACGAGGTGGCCGACGCCGCCGGCGTGAGCGAGGACCGCGCCGGCGAGTGGGTCCAGCGCGCACAGCAGCAGGCCTGA
- a CDS encoding DolP-mannose mannosyltransferase, whose protein sequence is MATQGVARSRLDRLEERLGRLDEFLDRHWLSLLVATVVVVFAGATAGRFLLTPFAVNRDSALFQHAGWYVLQGATPYVDFFDVKPPLIYAVTAVLAALSGGNMAVLHLLSVAVGTAAVGAGVVLVGVLTHRLTGDGTAAYAAGVSLFVFPTVYAFPSLGIRPKYLAFCFGMGALVLAVDDRPGASGAAAAASAGFWQLGVLVAGLVVAVGYRRGGRRGAALAVAGGVAVAAAVVAPFVAAGLVVPLVVETVVAPVYAVERYTLAGRLLEAIVEVGVAGVALLVVGAYGWIRGLDRAGRYWWVAVGGAAYALQALLEMQGAIELVFLFAFVGVGAGAVVAGRRSSDRRLRVLAVVILLAAANGYWAAGPVTPIKDEVEAAQESVGVSDYERLPERPADAPSMSTVYWEKRRPERCHYRFGKKQRYFAAETGGSLEKSRCGQWPFASPPREWLLERALPG, encoded by the coding sequence ATGGCGACCCAAGGCGTCGCCCGGTCCCGGCTCGACCGCCTCGAGGAGCGTCTCGGCCGCCTCGACGAGTTCCTCGACCGCCACTGGCTTTCGCTGCTGGTCGCCACGGTCGTCGTCGTGTTCGCCGGGGCGACGGCCGGGCGGTTCCTCCTGACTCCCTTCGCGGTGAACCGCGACTCGGCGCTGTTCCAGCACGCCGGCTGGTACGTCCTGCAGGGAGCGACGCCGTACGTCGACTTCTTCGACGTCAAGCCGCCGCTGATCTACGCCGTGACGGCGGTGCTGGCCGCGCTCTCGGGCGGGAACATGGCCGTCCTGCACCTGCTGAGCGTGGCCGTCGGCACCGCTGCCGTCGGCGCGGGCGTCGTGCTGGTGGGCGTCCTCACCCACCGGCTGACCGGCGACGGCACCGCCGCCTACGCCGCCGGCGTGTCGCTGTTCGTCTTTCCGACGGTGTACGCGTTCCCGAGCCTCGGCATCCGCCCGAAGTACCTCGCGTTCTGCTTCGGGATGGGAGCGCTGGTGCTGGCTGTCGACGACAGGCCTGGAGCGAGCGGCGCCGCCGCCGCGGCGAGCGCCGGCTTCTGGCAACTGGGGGTCCTCGTGGCCGGTCTCGTCGTCGCCGTCGGCTACCGGCGCGGCGGCCGGCGCGGGGCGGCCCTGGCGGTCGCCGGCGGGGTCGCGGTCGCGGCCGCCGTCGTCGCGCCCTTCGTCGCCGCCGGCTTGGTCGTCCCGCTGGTCGTCGAGACGGTCGTCGCGCCGGTCTACGCCGTCGAGCGGTACACGCTCGCGGGTCGGCTCCTCGAGGCCATCGTCGAGGTGGGAGTGGCCGGCGTCGCCCTCCTCGTCGTCGGCGCCTACGGCTGGATTCGGGGACTCGACCGGGCGGGACGGTACTGGTGGGTCGCGGTCGGCGGCGCCGCCTACGCGCTGCAGGCGCTCCTCGAGATGCAGGGCGCCATCGAACTGGTGTTCCTGTTCGCGTTCGTCGGGGTCGGCGCCGGGGCGGTCGTCGCGGGGCGGCGGAGCTCCGACCGGCGGCTCCGGGTGCTGGCGGTCGTCATCCTGCTGGCGGCGGCGAACGGCTACTGGGCGGCCGGCCCGGTCACGCCCATCAAAGACGAGGTCGAGGCCGCACAGGAGTCGGTCGGCGTCTCGGACTACGAACGGCTCCCCGAGCGGCCCGCCGACGCGCCGTCGATGTCGACCGTCTACTGGGAGAAGCGACGGCCCGAGCGGTGTCACTACCGGTTCGGGAAGAAACAGCGGTACTTCGCGGCGGAGACCGGCGGCAGCCTCGAGAAATCGCGGTGCGGACAGTGGCCCTTCGCGTCGCCGCCCCGCGAGTGGTTGCTGGAGCGTGCGCTGCCGGGGTGA
- a CDS encoding putative quinol monooxygenase encodes MIVMHAEMPIASDSREAALDLLEELAEQSRAEDGVVDYCVTTDVESPNTVRVVEEYEDADAVDAHMSSDHFESFQADIAAHLAGEPELYRFDVDSKTRVM; translated from the coding sequence ATGATAGTGATGCACGCGGAGATGCCCATCGCCTCCGACAGCCGGGAAGCCGCCCTGGACCTGCTGGAGGAGTTGGCCGAGCAGTCCCGCGCCGAGGACGGCGTCGTCGACTACTGCGTGACGACCGACGTCGAGTCGCCCAACACGGTCCGGGTCGTCGAGGAGTACGAGGACGCCGACGCCGTCGACGCACACATGTCCAGCGACCACTTCGAGTCCTTCCAGGCGGACATCGCCGCCCACCTCGCCGGCGAACCCGAACTCTACCGGTTCGATGTCGACTCGAAGACGCGGGTGATGTAG
- the mutL gene encoding DNA mismatch repair endonuclease MutL, whose product MTPDIRELDAETRDRIAAGEVVERPASVVKELVENALDADATRITVEVEAGGTERIAVGDDGVGMSETDARKAIEEHTTSKLRAIDELDAIGTLGFRGEALHAIGSVSRMAIRTKPRGGSRGTELVVEGGDRLECGPVGCPEGTTVEVTDLFGNVPARRKYLKTAATEFDHVQSVVAGYALANPDVAITLTHDGRERFSTAGDGDRRNAALAVYGREVAASMIPVGAAREDADAVDGPLDGVEGLVSHPETNRAGREYVTTLVDGRYVTASVVREAVVDAYGAQLAPDRYPFAVVDIDVPPGGVDVNVHPRKLEVLFADDEGAREQVREAVRSALLAEGLVRSRAPRGRSAPEQTEIPDDASSGSAERPPETGAGRDAGDASGGTADATSRDTGNGGETGTDAGALDDAGETGPTGRATPSSAPPSEPADSPGDGATSEEADGTDGRTDAPGKPAFREAPTQRTLGGEATTGTPEDLERLPSMEVLGQYDDTYLVAETADGLLLVDQHAADERVNYERLRERFAGDVTTQALADPVELELTAREAALFERYRDALARLGFHANRVDDRTVEVTTVPALVAEAGDPSVVRDVLSDLVGGEGTAEGTVESIADDLLADMACYPSITGNTSLTDGSVVDLLSALDECENPWACPHGRPVLIQIDSDEIEDRFERDYPGH is encoded by the coding sequence ATGACCCCGGACATCCGCGAACTCGACGCCGAGACCCGCGACCGGATCGCGGCCGGCGAGGTGGTCGAGCGACCCGCCTCGGTCGTCAAGGAACTCGTCGAGAACGCCCTCGACGCCGACGCGACCCGAATCACCGTCGAAGTCGAGGCGGGCGGCACCGAGCGAATCGCCGTCGGCGACGACGGCGTAGGGATGTCCGAGACCGACGCCCGGAAGGCGATAGAGGAGCACACGACGAGCAAACTCCGGGCCATCGACGAGTTGGACGCCATCGGCACGCTGGGCTTTCGCGGCGAGGCGCTGCACGCCATCGGATCGGTCTCGCGGATGGCGATACGGACGAAGCCCCGTGGCGGTAGCCGGGGGACCGAACTCGTCGTCGAGGGTGGCGACCGCCTCGAGTGCGGGCCGGTCGGCTGTCCCGAGGGGACGACCGTCGAGGTGACGGACCTGTTCGGCAACGTCCCGGCCCGCCGGAAATACCTCAAGACGGCCGCGACGGAGTTCGACCACGTCCAGTCGGTCGTGGCGGGCTACGCGCTGGCCAACCCGGACGTGGCCATCACCCTGACCCACGACGGCCGGGAACGCTTCTCGACGGCCGGCGACGGCGACCGGCGGAACGCGGCACTCGCGGTGTACGGCCGCGAGGTGGCCGCCTCGATGATACCCGTCGGCGCGGCCCGCGAGGACGCCGACGCCGTCGACGGACCGCTGGACGGCGTCGAGGGGCTGGTCAGCCACCCCGAGACCAACCGCGCAGGCCGGGAGTACGTGACGACGCTGGTCGACGGCCGGTACGTGACCGCGAGCGTCGTCCGCGAAGCGGTCGTCGACGCCTACGGCGCACAGCTCGCGCCCGACCGGTACCCCTTCGCCGTCGTCGACATCGACGTGCCACCAGGCGGCGTCGACGTGAACGTCCACCCCCGGAAACTGGAGGTGCTGTTCGCCGACGACGAGGGGGCCCGCGAGCAGGTCCGCGAGGCGGTGCGGTCGGCGCTGCTGGCGGAGGGTCTCGTCCGCTCGCGGGCGCCGCGCGGACGGTCGGCGCCGGAGCAGACCGAAATCCCCGACGACGCGAGTTCGGGGTCGGCGGAGCGTCCACCGGAAACGGGGGCGGGTCGGGACGCGGGGGACGCTTCGGGTGGAACCGCCGACGCGACGAGTCGGGACACCGGGAACGGCGGCGAGACGGGGACGGACGCGGGTGCGCTCGACGACGCCGGCGAGACGGGGCCGACCGGCCGGGCAACTCCCTCGTCCGCACCGCCGAGTGAACCGGCCGACTCCCCCGGCGACGGGGCGACGAGCGAGGAAGCGGACGGCACCGACGGGCGGACGGACGCCCCCGGCAAGCCGGCGTTCCGGGAGGCGCCGACCCAGCGGACCCTCGGCGGGGAGGCCACGACGGGCACGCCGGAGGACCTCGAACGGCTGCCGTCGATGGAGGTGCTCGGGCAGTACGACGACACCTACCTCGTCGCGGAGACGGCCGACGGACTGCTCCTGGTCGACCAGCACGCCGCCGACGAGCGGGTCAACTACGAGCGGCTCCGGGAGCGGTTCGCGGGCGACGTGACGACCCAGGCGCTGGCCGACCCGGTCGAACTGGAACTGACGGCCCGCGAAGCCGCCCTCTTCGAACGCTACCGGGACGCGCTCGCCCGTCTGGGGTTCCACGCGAACCGGGTCGACGACCGAACGGTCGAGGTCACGACCGTTCCCGCGCTCGTCGCCGAGGCTGGCGACCCGTCGGTCGTCCGCGACGTGCTATCCGACCTGGTCGGTGGCGAAGGGACGGCGGAGGGAACCGTCGAGAGCATCGCCGATGACCTGCTCGCCGACATGGCTTGCTACCCGTCGATTACGGGGAACACGTCGCTGACCGACGGGTCGGTCGTCGACCTGCTTTCGGCGCTCGACGAGTGTGAAAACCCGTGGGCGTGTCCGCACGGAAGGCCGGTACTGATCCAGATCGACTCGGACGAGATCGAGGACCGCTTCGAGCGGGACTACCCCGGTCACTAA
- a CDS encoding nucleotidyltransferase domain-containing protein produces the protein MNRETDSTNPPGASISLSIPPSDPDLFKHKATSDVLLFLTNHRFSDFSLRELATQIGHSHQSVRRAVNVLSANDLVVESPESNRRLVEINRQRLSIPNDPILRIPQSGYHRPVKTAVTRLRESVDDLVGIVLYGSVARGDADRRSDIDLWVLTRSGRAESQREANAIARDLEDTEFDGDRYAYDIDVETVQSIPAYTEDIREIVVSGIPVYKTSDFETVENLLLEHGATDE, from the coding sequence ATGAACCGCGAGACGGATAGTACGAATCCGCCGGGGGCATCTATTTCTCTTTCGATACCCCCTTCGGATCCGGATTTATTCAAACACAAGGCGACGAGCGATGTCCTTCTCTTTTTGACCAACCACCGGTTCAGTGACTTTTCACTGCGCGAACTCGCAACGCAGATCGGTCATTCCCACCAGTCCGTCCGACGGGCAGTGAACGTTCTCAGTGCGAACGATCTGGTCGTTGAATCTCCGGAAAGCAACCGACGGCTCGTCGAGATCAACAGACAGCGGCTGTCTATCCCGAACGATCCGATCCTCCGAATCCCCCAATCGGGGTATCACCGACCGGTCAAAACTGCGGTCACGAGGCTTCGTGAGAGCGTCGACGACCTCGTCGGCATCGTCCTGTACGGAAGTGTCGCTCGGGGCGACGCTGACCGACGGAGCGATATCGATCTCTGGGTGTTGACTCGCTCCGGGCGGGCCGAAAGCCAACGAGAAGCGAATGCGATCGCCCGTGACCTCGAAGACACGGAGTTCGATGGTGATCGGTACGCGTACGATATCGACGTCGAGACAGTCCAGTCGATTCCGGCCTACACCGAGGATATCCGGGAGATCGTCGTTTCGGGGATCCCGGTCTACAAGACGAGTGACTTCGAAACCGTCGAAAACCTCCTCTTGGAGCACGGAGCGACCGATGAGTAA
- a CDS encoding DNA-binding protein, with translation MSNGSDPSAVLAALDRAQDAFEMVGHGRTAFEDGISADEDWKTQLTKACRLLKVVQSQDGYYTAVIEVCFGAIERSIEAYALSMTNDTLQDFQDHQFAYERAHQIGLFERETAEAMNDLYSENRTESYYGGWRPTQEQAEAMTDLASAVHRFAVSQIRDGGVCLCD, from the coding sequence ATGAGTAACGGTTCGGACCCGTCCGCTGTGCTCGCAGCACTCGACCGCGCACAGGATGCCTTCGAGATGGTCGGACACGGTCGGACAGCGTTCGAGGACGGGATTAGTGCCGACGAAGACTGGAAGACACAGCTGACGAAAGCGTGTCGCCTCCTCAAGGTCGTCCAGTCACAGGATGGGTACTACACGGCCGTCATCGAGGTCTGTTTCGGCGCGATCGAACGGTCGATCGAGGCGTACGCGCTCTCGATGACGAACGATACGCTCCAGGACTTTCAGGATCACCAGTTTGCCTACGAGCGTGCCCACCAGATCGGGCTGTTCGAGCGAGAGACTGCCGAGGCGATGAACGACCTCTACAGCGAGAACCGGACCGAAAGTTATTACGGCGGCTGGCGTCCAACCCAAGAACAGGCGGAAGCAATGACCGACCTCGCCAGTGCGGTCCATCGGTTCGCAGTGAGTCAGATTCGGGACGGTGGCGTCTGTCTGTGTGACTGA
- a CDS encoding PfkB family carbohydrate kinase has translation MQLTTLGGAALRLAPRGTERLETADALSVDVEGAECNAAVAASRLGADAAWLSRLPDDPLGRRVAGELRGHEVEVLAPFGGGRQGLTFFERGATPREDGRVDDRAGAAVEGLDFDSLPTERVEVADVAYVAAGTPTTSTGLAEATAKFLKTARDGGATTALGLLDAAAVADDSDTDTLEGLLPAVDVLVATAPAVEAAFGRSGEPTRVTHALASNRGFETVALLRDGDAAAWHDSTVHEFALPAVETVDVTGAVDAFAGAFLVGLVDGEVKTALRGAVAADALVKTTPGALPVFTRSELEAVGETVERP, from the coding sequence ATGCAACTGACGACGCTCGGCGGGGCGGCCCTCCGGCTGGCGCCGCGGGGAACCGAACGGCTCGAGACGGCCGACGCCCTGTCGGTGGACGTCGAGGGCGCGGAGTGCAACGCGGCGGTGGCCGCGAGCCGACTGGGCGCCGACGCGGCCTGGCTCTCCCGGCTCCCCGACGACCCGCTGGGGCGACGCGTCGCGGGTGAACTCCGGGGCCACGAGGTCGAGGTGCTGGCGCCGTTCGGCGGGGGTCGACAGGGCCTGACGTTCTTCGAGCGCGGAGCGACGCCCCGCGAGGACGGCCGCGTCGACGACCGGGCGGGGGCGGCCGTCGAGGGGCTGGACTTCGACTCGCTGCCGACCGAGCGGGTCGAGGTGGCGGACGTCGCCTACGTCGCGGCGGGGACGCCGACGACCTCGACGGGGCTGGCGGAGGCGACCGCGAAGTTCCTGAAGACGGCGCGGGACGGTGGCGCGACGACCGCGCTCGGCCTGCTCGACGCGGCGGCCGTGGCGGACGATTCGGACACCGACACCCTCGAGGGGCTGTTGCCGGCGGTGGACGTGCTGGTGGCGACAGCACCGGCCGTCGAGGCCGCCTTCGGTCGGAGCGGCGAGCCGACGCGAGTGACCCACGCGCTGGCCTCCAATCGCGGCTTCGAGACGGTGGCACTGCTGCGGGACGGCGACGCGGCGGCCTGGCACGACTCGACCGTCCACGAGTTCGCGCTCCCGGCCGTCGAGACGGTGGACGTGACCGGTGCCGTCGACGCCTTCGCCGGGGCGTTCCTGGTCGGCCTCGTCGACGGCGAGGTGAAGACGGCGCTGCGCGGGGCGGTCGCCGCCGACGCCCTGGTGAAGACGACGCCGGGGGCACTGCCGGTGTTCACCCGGTCGGAACTGGAGGCGGTCGGCGAGACCGTCGAGCGGCCCTAG